Sequence from the Methanosarcina siciliae T4/M genome:
TCCAAGCCCTGTATCTCAATTGCATTTATCGAGAAACTGTAATTCCCATCTGAAACTTCGGAGACAAACATCATTGGATACAGTTTCATTACCGATTGCTCTTTTTGCGCAAGAATCAAGGCTCCGTTTTCATACTTGAATATCTGGTCAACATAATAATTATTATTAGAACTATAGGAAATGGTGCCACAGTTTATAATTTTTTCACTGTCGTTTGCAGGATTGATTGCCATTTTGCATGTATCAGTATTTATGGAAACCGTCCCGCTGAACTTTGAATAATCGGTAAACGGCATTTCCATGCTTCCGGTGTGAAGAGGCATTGTTATCCTGATTTTTGGGGAAGAGGAATCCGGGTCTGACATCAGGAGTATTGTGGTTCTGTCTATTTTAGATTTGAGTTCTGTCAAGTCTTCCCATATACTGGATACGTGAGAATATTCTGCGTCAGTTTTCCATTCTGGAACATATCCGAGATGGATCACGGAAAAAACTGAAAATATTATCCCTAAAAGTAAAATAGCTGCAATAGCTGTAGATGCAGCAGAATCAGATCGATAAAAAGAATCCTTGCCGAATTTTAGTGCGATGCTCTTTCTATCCATGTTTCCCTCATTTTCCTGCCCATCTCCTTTCTTTTGTGTGTTTATTCTTATTCGACGTGGATTCCCAGGAAGTCTATCCATGAGGTTTTATCGGCTTTTTTGTCTGCATGTGTGACAGCAACTATCCTTACCTTGAATGCCTCAATTTCTTCAATATTTTCCACATAGGAAGTAAGATCTATGTAATAAGGTTCGAAATTTTCATTGTACTCCGGCATGTTTTGTTCGACTCTTATCCATTCGGGGTTTTCTTCAGAGTCGTCAACACTGATGTCAAGTGCAATATATTCGTAATTTTTATCGTGCACGCTGTATACTATTTTTAAGGTTACGTTGCTGAATGGTTCTGTAAGTCCTTCCTCATCTACGTCGATGTCAAAATCGAATACCTGGGCTGTGGAGTTAGGGTTTCCATCTTTTTTATTCGGGGCATAATAAGTGGTAAAAATCCCATCTCCGATCTCATTAATCGCTTCTGTAGATATCCATCCTTCGGAAGTATCATCTGCTGTTCCATTCGGATAAGGAGTTATCCAGTATCTGTCGGTATCATCAGTATCATCAGAAATTTCGCTTTCTTCGCCTCCGCTCTGGAGCATAACTCTCTGGATTAGCTGATCTGATTCGGTGTCTACAAAGTACATATCGATTGTGTCCGTACTCTTCAGGTCTATCCCTCTGCTAAGGTTAGTATCGATTACAATGTAATCCCCGGTCATCAGGACATTATTTGTGGCGTCGTAACTAACGCTGGGGTCGGAAGACAACTCATATTCTTCCTGTTGCCCGTTAATATTGAGAACAATCTTCGCATCTTTCAGATCAATAGCTTCTCCCCCTTTATGGAAGATCTGCACGGTATTCGCATCCGTGTCGATTCTTTCTTGCAGGTCAGCCTTTGGCGTGTGAGGCGGATTTATATTTACCTCGTCCGAAAATATGATCACGGCTATTGAAGAAAAAGCCAACACAACTATGACCAACATGAGCACCTGTCCCATTACCTCTGAAACTGCCTGGCAGTCCTTCCCAAGTGCCCCGTTTTTTTTATCCTCCACGACAACAGTCACCTTTTCTAATTTTCTTGCTTAACTATCTAAATATTATGGATTGGATATTAACTTGACTATCTAAATATAATTCATTAAGTCCATTGAGGTCTTTGGGAATATTTATGAAAAATAAGTGAGATAATCACTTAATAATCTACTGAAGTGTCAGCAAAAATTTATATACGAATGAAGAATATCTTTAAAAGCAGTTATAAAAATTAGTAATTGTTGATGTGTATATTCAAGTGTTAAAATTCGGACAGACTGTCCTGTCTGGATGTCTTTAACTCAGGAGGGAGAATCATATATGGATCTCAAAAAAATATTTAATGATAATAAGGCAGTGTCCCCAGTTATCGGTGTCGTGCTGATGGTTGCAATTACTGTCATCCTCGCTGCTGCAATCGGTTCCTCTGTCTTTGGCCAGGGCCCCGCCAAATCTGCACCGCAGGCTAACATAGATATTAAAGCAGTTAACGCCTCAGATCCCGGGTATATAAAGTTTGAACACCTTGGTGGTGAGCCTATTTATTTCAATGAAAACTCCACCACTAAGGTTATGGCAGCTCTTGATGGTACATCTGTAGAAATTGATGCTACTGGTCTTGGCACATTAGATGTGGGTGATATGGTCACAATCGGGTTGAATGATGCTTCGAATAATACCTCTGCTGCATTCAGTGGCGGTCCTTCTTCCGGTGACACTGTCAATATCAAAATTATAGATGTCCAAACCAAGCAGCTTATCTGTGACACGGATGTAAGATTCTAAATTAAATCTCAAGCACCTTAAAAAGTTGCTTTTTTCTTTTTTATATCCACATCTTACTAAGGTCGAATTACATTCGTATTGAGTTTGTTGGAAACTCCTTATTTAAAGTTTAATTTTATTGTAAAGTAATCATACTAAATATTTGTATTTTTCAACTTCCTAACTGTATGTATCCTCTTACTTGAAATATGTCGATTTATTTTCAATTCTTTCGGATAATAAACCTGCCAAATAAATATCTCTTATAAGAATTATTTACAAAACAGTCTACTTTTATTTATATTGTTTACTTCTTCCGGGGCTTGGTTTGTTTTTTCACACTGTTTCCCCGCCCGAATTAGCTATATATATCTTTTTCTATAGTTGTAGATTATAACTATCTTCATTATTTTATCTTGTGTTCTAAAAGGGAAATTGTATAATCTTGATCCTGAAAGAGAGAAGTTTGTAACTACTAATTAGGTTAGTTTGTCCACTCCCTCCTTTAAAGGTCAGTATTTTTTCCTTTTGCAGAAGAAGGCAAAGCCTGAAAATTATTCAGGGGGATTTACTTTGAATATACTTGAAAAACTCATCAAGGATTACGTAGGGGTCTCATCTGTCATGGCTGAGGTTCTTCTTGCAGGGATTGTTGTTATTGCATTTGGTTCGCTATTCGTAATTATAACTTCCATTGACAAGCCGGTTGATTCTCCCAGGGTTTTGGCAGAAGAATGGATAGATGCACCTTCTGATACTATTTTCCTGCGCCACGCTGGAGGAGAACCGATCGATACTAAAGACATGAAGATCAATGTCCAGATAAATGGTACCACTTATGTATATTCTCCTTCTAATATTTCTAAAAATTTAGGTGGGAAAGGTTTCTGGGAACTGG
This genomic interval carries:
- a CDS encoding type IV pilin N-terminal domain-containing protein codes for the protein MEDKKNGALGKDCQAVSEVMGQVLMLVIVVLAFSSIAVIIFSDEVNINPPHTPKADLQERIDTDANTVQIFHKGGEAIDLKDAKIVLNINGQQEEYELSSDPSVSYDATNNVLMTGDYIVIDTNLSRGIDLKSTDTIDMYFVDTESDQLIQRVMLQSGGEESEISDDTDDTDRYWITPYPNGTADDTSEGWISTEAINEIGDGIFTTYYAPNKKDGNPNSTAQVFDFDIDVDEEGLTEPFSNVTLKIVYSVHDKNYEYIALDISVDDSEENPEWIRVEQNMPEYNENFEPYYIDLTSYVENIEEIEAFKVRIVAVTHADKKADKTSWIDFLGIHVE
- a CDS encoding type IV pilin codes for the protein MDLKKIFNDNKAVSPVIGVVLMVAITVILAAAIGSSVFGQGPAKSAPQANIDIKAVNASDPGYIKFEHLGGEPIYFNENSTTKVMAALDGTSVEIDATGLGTLDVGDMVTIGLNDASNNTSAAFSGGPSSGDTVNIKIIDVQTKQLICDTDVRF
- a CDS encoding type IV pilin N-terminal domain-containing protein; this translates as MNILEKLIKDYVGVSSVMAEVLLAGIVVIAFGSLFVIITSIDKPVDSPRVLAEEWIDAPSDTIFLRHAGGEPIDTKDMKINVQINGTTYVYSPSNISKNLGGKGFWELADVIQINTSQEWGIGIANDEDINVKLVDTRSKEVLPKYRIGFSPESSASSPEDDVSEDNVPEDDVSLRL